A single window of Bos javanicus breed banteng chromosome 19, ARS-OSU_banteng_1.0, whole genome shotgun sequence DNA harbors:
- the SGCA gene encoding alpha-sarcoglycan isoform X2 — protein sequence MAAALIWISLLVGLLEGLGGTEAQQTTLYPLVGRVFVHTLDHESFLQRPEHVFPVSAPIPITYHAHLQGHPDLPRWLRYTQRSPYQPGFLYGTATPEDRGHQIIEVTAYNRDSFNTTQQMLVLLIGDPEGPLLPYQAEFLVRSHDVEEVLPSTPASRFLTALGGLWEPAELQLVNITSALDRGGRVPLPIEGRKEGVYIKVGSASPFSTCLKMVVSPDSHARCAQGQPPLLSCYDTLAPHFRVDWCNVSLVDKSVPEPADEAPAPGDGILEHDPFFCPPTEATARDFLTDALVTLLVPLLVALLLTLLLAYVMCCRREGRLKRDLATSDIQMVHHRTIRGNTEELRQMASSREVPRPLSTLPMFNVHTGERLPPQVDSAQVPLILDQH from the exons ATGGCAGCAGCGCTAATCTGGATCTCTCTCCTTGTGG GTCTCCTGGAAGGGTTGGGGGGCACCGAGGCCCAGCAGACCACCCTGTACCCTCTTGTGGGCCGCGTCTTTGTACACACCCTGGACCACGAAAGCTTCCTGCAGCGTCCTGAGCACGTCTTCC CTGTCTCAGCCCCCATCCCTATCACCTACCACGCCCACCTCCAGGGACACCCAGACCTGCCTCGGTGGCTCCGCTATACCCAGCGCAGCCCCTACCAGCCTGGCTTCCTCTATGGCACTGCCACCCCAGAAGATCGTGGACACCAGATCATTGAG GTCACAGCGTACAATCGGGACAGCTTCAACACTACGCAGCAGATGCTGGTGCTGTTGATTGGGGACCCAGAAG gccccctgctGCCATACCAGGCTGAGTTCCTGGTGCGCAGCCATGATGTGGAGGAAGTGCTGCCCTCAACACCTGCCAGCCGTTTCCTCACAGCCTTGGGGGGGCTCTGGGAGCCAGCGGAACTCCAGCTGGTCAACATCACCTCTGCCTTGGACCGTGGGGGCCGAGTCCCCCTTCCTATTGAGGGCCGCAAGGAAGG GGTATACATCAAGGTGGGCTCTGCTTcacccttctccacctgcctgaAGATGGTGGTGTCCCCCGACAGCCACGCTCGCtgtgcccagggccagcctccacTACTGTCCTGCTATGACACCTTGGCACCTCACTTCCGGGTTGACTGGTGCAATGTGTCTTTG GTGGACAAGTCAGTGCCAGAGCCTGCAGACGAGGCACCTGCTCCAGGTGACGGGATCCTGGAGCACGACCCGTTCTTCTGCCCACCCACCGAGGCCACAGCCCGAGACTTCCTGACCGACGCACTCGTCACCCTCCTGGTGCCCCTTCTGGTGGCCCTGCTGCTGACCCTGCTGCTGGCCTATGTTATGTGCTGCCGGCGGGAGGGACG GCTGAAGAGAGACCTGGCCACCTCTGA CATCCAGATGGTCCACCACCGCACCATCCGTGGGAACACAGAGGAGCTGCGACAGATGGCATCTAGCCGAGAGGTGCCCAGGCCACTCTCTACCCTGCCTATGTTCAATGTGCACACAGGCGAGCGGCTGCCCCCGCAAGTGGACAGCGCTCAGGTGCCCCTCATACTCGACCAGCACTGA
- the SGCA gene encoding alpha-sarcoglycan isoform X1: MGRALLAEAGPSCSGTPAHAFPRLLPAPVSVTHRQGQAGAAMAAALIWISLLVGLLEGLGGTEAQQTTLYPLVGRVFVHTLDHESFLQRPEHVFPVSAPIPITYHAHLQGHPDLPRWLRYTQRSPYQPGFLYGTATPEDRGHQIIEVTAYNRDSFNTTQQMLVLLIGDPEGPLLPYQAEFLVRSHDVEEVLPSTPASRFLTALGGLWEPAELQLVNITSALDRGGRVPLPIEGRKEGVYIKVGSASPFSTCLKMVVSPDSHARCAQGQPPLLSCYDTLAPHFRVDWCNVSLVDKSVPEPADEAPAPGDGILEHDPFFCPPTEATARDFLTDALVTLLVPLLVALLLTLLLAYVMCCRREGRLKRDLATSDIQMVHHRTIRGNTEELRQMASSREVPRPLSTLPMFNVHTGERLPPQVDSAQVPLILDQH; the protein is encoded by the exons atggggagggcccTGTTGGCTGAAGCCGGGCCCAGCTGCTCTGGGACACCTGCCCATGCCTTTCCCCGCCTCCTCCCCGCTCCTGTCTCCGTCACTCAcaggcagggccaggctggggcagCCATGGCAGCAGCGCTAATCTGGATCTCTCTCCTTGTGG GTCTCCTGGAAGGGTTGGGGGGCACCGAGGCCCAGCAGACCACCCTGTACCCTCTTGTGGGCCGCGTCTTTGTACACACCCTGGACCACGAAAGCTTCCTGCAGCGTCCTGAGCACGTCTTCC CTGTCTCAGCCCCCATCCCTATCACCTACCACGCCCACCTCCAGGGACACCCAGACCTGCCTCGGTGGCTCCGCTATACCCAGCGCAGCCCCTACCAGCCTGGCTTCCTCTATGGCACTGCCACCCCAGAAGATCGTGGACACCAGATCATTGAG GTCACAGCGTACAATCGGGACAGCTTCAACACTACGCAGCAGATGCTGGTGCTGTTGATTGGGGACCCAGAAG gccccctgctGCCATACCAGGCTGAGTTCCTGGTGCGCAGCCATGATGTGGAGGAAGTGCTGCCCTCAACACCTGCCAGCCGTTTCCTCACAGCCTTGGGGGGGCTCTGGGAGCCAGCGGAACTCCAGCTGGTCAACATCACCTCTGCCTTGGACCGTGGGGGCCGAGTCCCCCTTCCTATTGAGGGCCGCAAGGAAGG GGTATACATCAAGGTGGGCTCTGCTTcacccttctccacctgcctgaAGATGGTGGTGTCCCCCGACAGCCACGCTCGCtgtgcccagggccagcctccacTACTGTCCTGCTATGACACCTTGGCACCTCACTTCCGGGTTGACTGGTGCAATGTGTCTTTG GTGGACAAGTCAGTGCCAGAGCCTGCAGACGAGGCACCTGCTCCAGGTGACGGGATCCTGGAGCACGACCCGTTCTTCTGCCCACCCACCGAGGCCACAGCCCGAGACTTCCTGACCGACGCACTCGTCACCCTCCTGGTGCCCCTTCTGGTGGCCCTGCTGCTGACCCTGCTGCTGGCCTATGTTATGTGCTGCCGGCGGGAGGGACG GCTGAAGAGAGACCTGGCCACCTCTGA CATCCAGATGGTCCACCACCGCACCATCCGTGGGAACACAGAGGAGCTGCGACAGATGGCATCTAGCCGAGAGGTGCCCAGGCCACTCTCTACCCTGCCTATGTTCAATGTGCACACAGGCGAGCGGCTGCCCCCGCAAGTGGACAGCGCTCAGGTGCCCCTCATACTCGACCAGCACTGA